A genomic stretch from Cellulomonas sp. KRMCY2 includes:
- a CDS encoding DNA recombination protein RmuC has product MDIVIALIALVVGCGIGAAVAAQRGSSQLRQAQVDAAQARAELAAERRLAAERVAAREGDQRRLSEQFRAVAADALASNNEQFLALADQRLAASHQTQVSELTQREQAVRALVEPIAKVLDQVKAEMTSAEQARASSHAALGEQVRAMRETSDMLRTETGQLVTALRSSQVRGRWGELQLRRVVEAAGMVDHVDFVEQSSARTDDGIQRPDMVVQLGGGKQVVIDAKVAFLGYLEAVQATDDTIRAQRMAAHARHLRKHIDDLAAKQYWEQFSPAPEFVVMFVPAEAFLHAAIDVDAGLYEYAMERNVVLATPMTLVALLRTVAYAWRQEALAANAQLVLTLGRELHGRLATLGGHVGRLGRQLDGAVRAYNESVSSLESRVLVSARRMAELQVTDAELETPAQVDRVARQLQAPELVASQSQRVVALEDIATREEVSGREAFDSLEDIGADGPGNGVRTGT; this is encoded by the coding sequence ATGGACATCGTGATTGCCCTCATCGCTCTGGTCGTCGGTTGTGGCATCGGTGCTGCCGTGGCGGCCCAGCGAGGATCCTCACAGCTGCGTCAGGCCCAGGTGGATGCGGCGCAGGCGCGTGCCGAGCTGGCCGCGGAGCGTCGGCTCGCAGCCGAGCGGGTCGCGGCCCGCGAGGGTGACCAGCGGCGGCTCAGCGAGCAGTTCCGCGCCGTGGCAGCCGATGCGCTGGCCAGCAACAACGAGCAGTTCCTCGCACTGGCCGACCAACGACTCGCGGCGAGCCACCAGACGCAGGTCAGCGAGCTCACGCAGCGCGAGCAGGCCGTCCGCGCGCTCGTCGAGCCGATCGCCAAGGTGCTCGACCAGGTCAAGGCCGAGATGACGAGCGCCGAACAGGCTCGAGCATCGAGTCACGCCGCGCTCGGCGAGCAGGTCCGTGCCATGCGCGAGACGTCGGACATGCTGCGCACCGAGACCGGGCAGCTCGTGACCGCGCTGCGTTCGTCCCAGGTGCGAGGGCGCTGGGGCGAGCTCCAGCTGCGCCGCGTCGTCGAGGCGGCCGGGATGGTCGACCACGTCGACTTCGTCGAGCAGAGCAGCGCTCGCACGGATGACGGCATCCAGCGTCCGGACATGGTCGTGCAGCTCGGTGGGGGCAAGCAGGTCGTGATCGACGCCAAGGTCGCGTTCCTCGGCTACCTCGAGGCCGTGCAGGCCACCGACGACACCATTCGGGCGCAGCGCATGGCGGCGCACGCACGCCACCTGCGCAAGCACATCGACGACCTCGCCGCCAAGCAGTACTGGGAGCAGTTCTCCCCTGCCCCCGAGTTCGTCGTGATGTTCGTGCCGGCCGAGGCCTTCCTGCACGCCGCCATCGACGTCGACGCGGGCCTCTACGAGTATGCGATGGAGCGCAACGTCGTGCTGGCCACGCCGATGACGCTTGTCGCACTCCTGCGCACCGTCGCCTACGCGTGGCGTCAGGAGGCCCTCGCAGCGAACGCCCAGCTGGTGCTCACACTCGGGCGTGAGCTGCACGGCCGGCTCGCCACGCTCGGTGGTCACGTCGGCCGACTCGGCCGGCAGCTCGACGGTGCCGTGCGGGCCTACAACGAGTCGGTCAGCTCGCTCGAGTCTCGGGTCCTTGTCAGTGCGCGGCGGATGGCGGAGCTGCAGGTGACCGACGCGGAGCTCGAGACGCCGGCCCAGGTCGACCGGGTGGCACGCCAGCTCCAGGCGCCCGAGCTCGTCGCATCCCAGAGCCAGCGGGTCGTCGCCCTCGAGGACATCGCCACGCGCGAGGAGGTCAGCGGCCGGGAGGCGTTCGACAGCCTCGAGGACATCGGCGCGGACGGGCCCGGCAACGGGGTACGCACCGGCACATGA
- a CDS encoding HNH endonuclease signature motif containing protein — MPSTRYLSSVPRTAQTPAVTTRASSVGSAVERLRAAAATLRDAAPAVQALRADERGALLKQVDLVIAELTSMRGELLVAEQVGGGWRGSGDPSFEAWRGRTARTGVRAAAAQVRQAEALAELPHVRSAAVEGAITLEHVDVLARVAAGVPEPVRQVMTSDAGQAELLGIARRVDAGAFGRAAARWAARVDAEAHERGHQAQRAARYLHLTETPDGTRVNALLDAMTGHRLRLALESVSPRPAVDDERTAEQRRADALAVLADTLLALPETRSGAAARPHVSFVMDVETWAGLRDRQARVIGGGGTQQTDAGEARPFEPVTLDDGTPVPMNEVARALCDCELTRIVLDADGAAVDLGRTQRTYTGAQRRAVVARDRSCGWPTCGAPARWCEVHHIRWWDRDGSRTSVENGALLCSFHHHEVHRRDLTITRTAPDRDDGDVARARYTFAAPGGQVVAPVAPVGPVAPVGPVGPVAPVGPD, encoded by the coding sequence ATGCCGTCGACGCGCTATCTCTCCTCCGTGCCCCGCACGGCGCAGACCCCGGCGGTGACGACGCGAGCGTCGTCGGTCGGCTCGGCCGTCGAGCGTCTGCGCGCGGCGGCCGCGACCCTTCGCGACGCCGCGCCTGCCGTCCAGGCACTTCGCGCCGACGAGCGTGGCGCACTGCTCAAGCAGGTGGACCTGGTGATCGCCGAGCTGACCTCCATGCGTGGTGAGCTCCTGGTCGCGGAGCAGGTCGGCGGTGGCTGGCGGGGCTCGGGAGACCCGTCGTTCGAGGCGTGGCGAGGCAGGACGGCCCGCACCGGGGTCCGTGCTGCAGCGGCTCAGGTGCGCCAGGCAGAGGCCCTCGCCGAGCTGCCGCACGTCCGGTCGGCCGCCGTCGAGGGAGCGATCACGCTCGAGCACGTCGACGTCCTGGCCCGGGTCGCGGCCGGGGTACCGGAACCGGTGCGCCAGGTGATGACGTCAGACGCCGGCCAGGCCGAGCTGCTCGGGATCGCTCGCAGGGTCGACGCCGGCGCCTTCGGCCGCGCCGCGGCACGCTGGGCGGCCAGGGTCGACGCCGAGGCGCACGAGCGCGGGCACCAGGCGCAGCGGGCGGCCCGCTACCTGCACCTGACCGAGACGCCCGACGGGACCAGGGTCAACGCACTCCTCGACGCGATGACCGGTCACCGTCTGCGACTCGCCCTCGAGTCCGTCTCACCGCGACCCGCCGTGGACGACGAACGCACCGCCGAGCAACGCCGCGCCGATGCGCTCGCCGTCCTGGCCGACACCTTGCTGGCCCTCCCCGAGACGCGCAGCGGCGCGGCCGCGCGTCCCCACGTGTCGTTCGTGATGGACGTCGAGACGTGGGCCGGTCTCCGCGACCGTCAGGCACGGGTGATCGGGGGCGGAGGGACGCAGCAGACGGACGCCGGGGAGGCCAGGCCGTTCGAGCCGGTCACGCTGGACGACGGCACACCGGTACCGATGAACGAGGTGGCACGGGCGCTCTGCGACTGCGAGCTCACCCGGATCGTGCTGGACGCGGACGGCGCTGCGGTCGACCTCGGCAGGACGCAGCGCACGTACACCGGGGCACAGCGACGCGCCGTCGTCGCCCGAGACCGGTCGTGCGGCTGGCCGACCTGCGGGGCACCCGCACGCTGGTGCGAGGTGCACCACATCCGCTGGTGGGACCGCGACGGCAGCCGTACCTCGGTGGAGAACGGCGCGCTCCTGTGCTCGTTCCACCATCACGAGGTCCATCGACGCGACCTGACGATCACGCGGACAGCACCGGACCGCGACGACGGCGACGTCGCCCGGGCGCGCTACACGTTCGCCGCCCCGGGCGGTCAGGTGGTCGCGCCGGTCGCGCCGGTCGGGCCGGTCGCGCCGGTCGGGCCGGTCGGGCCGGTCGCGCCGGTCGGGCCTGACTGA
- the xseA gene encoding exodeoxyribonuclease VII large subunit, whose translation MPGRALETTADRPWPVRHLSPKIAEYVAKMAPVWVEGQVLNLKRWNQMYFLTLRDTDVDMSLSVTLPASALAAVGGDGVVRDGAHLVVHARPSFHLKSGALGLTGDQVRLVGVGELLARIEHLKGVLAAEGLFDAERKRPLPFLPAVVGLVCAQQGAAEHDVVTNARLRWPEVAFEIRRVTVQGVQAVPAVTAAIAELDADPRVEVIVVARGGGSFEDLLAFSNETLVRAAAACRTPLVSAIGHEQDTPLLDLVADYRASTPTAAAKRIVPDVSEERTRLVQARTRMGAAVTQRLRREAERLLALRSRPVLARPETMLEGRRSEIDHLRDAAGRALDRTVRAGAAQVDRLSAQVAALSPAATLERGYAVVLRADDGAVVRSPDDVTVGTALRLRVARGVVPAAVTGAGPKATGAGPKVTGAGPKAKAPSKAQPKAKATVAGSPVVAKGTAVPAPRDEVGPR comes from the coding sequence CTGCCCGGCCGAGCCCTCGAGACGACAGCTGATCGGCCGTGGCCGGTGCGCCACCTCTCCCCCAAGATCGCCGAGTACGTCGCGAAGATGGCTCCGGTCTGGGTCGAGGGCCAGGTGCTGAACCTCAAGCGCTGGAACCAGATGTACTTCCTGACCTTGCGTGACACCGACGTCGACATGTCGCTGTCGGTCACCCTGCCCGCCTCGGCGCTCGCGGCAGTCGGTGGCGACGGGGTCGTCCGGGACGGCGCGCACCTCGTCGTGCACGCCAGGCCGAGCTTCCATCTCAAGTCCGGTGCGCTCGGCCTCACCGGTGACCAGGTGCGGCTCGTCGGCGTCGGCGAGCTGCTCGCGCGGATCGAGCACCTCAAGGGCGTGCTCGCGGCCGAGGGCCTGTTCGACGCCGAGCGCAAGCGCCCGCTGCCGTTCCTGCCCGCCGTCGTCGGGCTGGTCTGCGCACAGCAGGGGGCCGCCGAGCACGACGTCGTGACCAACGCGCGTCTGCGCTGGCCGGAGGTCGCCTTCGAGATCCGTCGGGTCACGGTCCAGGGCGTGCAGGCAGTCCCCGCTGTCACCGCAGCCATCGCCGAGCTCGACGCCGACCCACGGGTCGAGGTGATCGTCGTGGCACGTGGCGGCGGATCGTTCGAGGACCTCCTCGCCTTCAGCAACGAGACGCTCGTGCGTGCCGCGGCCGCGTGCCGGACCCCCCTGGTCAGTGCGATCGGCCACGAGCAGGACACCCCGTTGCTCGACCTCGTGGCCGACTACCGCGCCTCGACCCCGACCGCCGCGGCCAAGCGGATCGTGCCCGACGTGAGCGAGGAACGCACCCGGCTCGTCCAGGCGCGCACCCGGATGGGGGCGGCGGTGACGCAGCGCCTCCGGCGGGAGGCCGAGCGACTGCTCGCGCTGCGCTCCCGACCGGTGCTGGCCCGGCCCGAGACCATGCTTGAGGGCCGCCGCAGCGAGATCGACCACCTGCGTGACGCCGCCGGCCGGGCGCTGGACCGGACGGTCCGGGCAGGTGCAGCGCAGGTCGACCGGCTGTCCGCCCAGGTGGCTGCCCTGTCGCCGGCCGCGACGCTGGAGCGCGGCTACGCCGTCGTGCTGCGAGCCGACGACGGTGCCGTCGTCCGCTCACCCGACGACGTCACGGTGGGCACCGCCTTGCGGCTGCGGGTCGCGCGCGGGGTGGTCCCGGCCGCGGTCACCGGAGCAGGACCGAAGGCCACCGGGGCAGGGCCGAAGGTCACCGGAGCGGGGCCGAAGGCCAAGGCACCGTCGAAGGCACAGCCGAAGGCGAAGGCCACAGTCGCCGGATCCCCGGTCGTGGCGAAGGGCACGGCAGTGCCTGCCCCGCGGGACGAGGTCGGTCCCCGATGA
- a CDS encoding DUF1761 domain-containing protein gives MFPEVNIWAVVIATLSTLVVGSVWYTKAVFGRFWIKAARVDEEQAAARGITPILVTVVVSFVTAWVLAGATSIAHEFYDGTFLVDALVTGLFLWAGFTAARMITHDAFEGRPPALTLLNVAHELVTVLVMSVVIGVMGV, from the coding sequence ATGTTTCCTGAGGTCAACATCTGGGCCGTCGTCATCGCCACGCTCTCGACCTTGGTCGTCGGCTCCGTGTGGTACACCAAGGCCGTCTTCGGCAGGTTCTGGATCAAGGCCGCCCGGGTCGACGAGGAGCAGGCCGCCGCGCGCGGGATCACGCCGATCCTCGTCACGGTGGTCGTCAGCTTCGTGACGGCGTGGGTCCTGGCCGGGGCAACGTCGATCGCGCACGAGTTCTACGACGGGACGTTCCTGGTCGACGCGCTGGTGACCGGTCTCTTCCTGTGGGCCGGCTTCACCGCGGCCCGCATGATCACCCACGACGCCTTCGAGGGCCGGCCACCGGCCCTGACCCTGCTCAACGTGGCCCACGAGCTCGTGACGGTGCTCGTGATGTCCGTGGTGATCGGCGTGATGGGCGTCTGA
- a CDS encoding carbohydrate kinase, with the protein MTESTAPRPDDAAGTGATPVGPDLDVVERTFEPAPEGSPEISPDVIERRALVIGEALIDVVRRADGSVAEHPGGSPANVALGLCRLGRGVDLLTWFGQDTHGRALTDHLEASGVTIVPGSATAERTSVATADIDADGVASYVFDLSWHVPERWASPPVAPIVVHTGSIAAVLEPGGPDVARILAAHRDSATITYDPNLRPSLMPPAEVTRPVIEGLVALSDVVKVSDEDLAWLEPGSDPLHVARRWTTTGPAVVIVTMGGNGATAVTADGKQIDVVAPKVTVADTVGAGDSFMGGLIDGLWSADLLGGDRRQALRAGSDATWRTVLERCARIAAITVSRAGANPPTRAELDA; encoded by the coding sequence ATGACCGAATCGACCGCCCCCCGTCCGGACGACGCCGCAGGTACCGGGGCCACGCCCGTCGGTCCTGACCTGGACGTCGTCGAGCGCACGTTCGAGCCGGCGCCCGAGGGTTCGCCCGAGATCTCGCCGGACGTGATCGAACGACGTGCGCTGGTCATCGGCGAGGCGCTGATCGACGTCGTGCGCCGCGCTGACGGGAGCGTGGCCGAGCATCCTGGCGGCAGCCCGGCCAACGTCGCGCTGGGGCTGTGCCGCCTGGGGCGTGGGGTCGACCTGCTGACCTGGTTCGGCCAGGACACGCACGGCCGCGCCCTGACCGACCACCTGGAGGCGTCGGGGGTGACGATCGTGCCCGGCAGCGCCACCGCCGAGCGCACCTCGGTCGCGACCGCCGACATCGACGCCGACGGCGTCGCCAGCTACGTCTTCGACCTGTCCTGGCACGTGCCGGAGCGCTGGGCGTCGCCACCGGTGGCCCCGATCGTCGTGCACACCGGCTCGATCGCTGCCGTCCTCGAGCCGGGGGGCCCGGACGTCGCCAGGATCCTCGCTGCGCACCGGGACTCCGCGACGATCACGTACGACCCGAACCTGCGCCCCTCCCTCATGCCGCCCGCCGAGGTCACCCGCCCGGTGATCGAAGGGCTCGTCGCCCTCTCGGACGTCGTCAAGGTCAGCGACGAGGATCTCGCGTGGCTCGAGCCCGGCTCCGATCCGCTCCACGTCGCGCGGCGCTGGACGACCACCGGCCCCGCCGTCGTCATCGTGACGATGGGCGGGAACGGGGCGACCGCAGTGACGGCCGACGGCAAGCAGATCGACGTCGTCGCCCCGAAGGTGACCGTCGCGGACACGGTCGGCGCCGGGGACTCCTTCATGGGCGGACTGATCGACGGCCTGTGGTCAGCCGACCTGCTCGGCGGCGATCGTCGTCAGGCCCTGCGGGCCGGCAGCGACGCGACGTGGCGCACCGTCCTCGAGCGGTGTGCGCGGATCGCCGCCATCACGGTCAGCCGGGCGGGTGCGAACCCGCCGACGCGGGCCGAGCTCGACGCGTAG